From the genome of Malus domestica chromosome 04, GDT2T_hap1, one region includes:
- the LOC103433600 gene encoding vacuolar cation/proton exchanger 3-like isoform X1 yields the protein MASNQECLLENGNLVNDTREEEEEVNHHHGKTARQMSASSLRRKSDPSLAAGVQNRHLRQLLVNLQVVLFGTKLSVLLPTIPLSIIAVCYGFGKPWIFALSLLAITLLAERISFLTEQISYYTGPTVGGLLNATFGNATELIIAISALSQNNIALLKYSLLGSVLSNLLLVLGTSLFCGGLANLRGEQKFERRQANVNSLLLLLGTFCHMLPMLLRYAGDSAVAADQTLQISRAFSIVMLLSYTAFLFFQLWTHHGYFESQQVSEVDGDEDVQEDAAEVGFWSGFAWLFVVTTITALLSEYVVGTIEDASRSWGLSVSFLSLILVPILGNAAEHAGSIIFALKNKLDISLAVSLGSATQIAMFVVPCCAVVGWIMGVNMDLNFNLIETVSFALAVITAAFALQDGTSHYVKGLVLILCYIVIGICFFVYETPLDRTNK from the exons ATGGCTTCCAACCAAGAATGCCTCTTGGAAAACGGCAACCTTGTCAATGACAcaagggaggaggaggaggaggtgaacCACCACCATGGCAAGACAGCCAGGCAAATGTCAGCGTCTTCGCTGCGCAGAAAGTCGGATCCTTCACTAGCAGCTGGTGTTCAGAACCGCCACCTTAGGCAGTTGCTTGTAAATCTGCAAGTTGTTCTTTTTGGGACTAAGCTTTCAGTTCTCCTTCCCACCATTCCTCTATCCATTATTGCTGTGTGCTATGGCTTTGGAAAG CCCTGGATTTTCGCTCTGAGCTTACTTGCAATCACCTTACTTGCTGAGCGGATCAGTTTCCTTACAGA ACAAATATCATACTACACTGGTCCAACAG TTGGGGGGCTTCTGAATGCAACATTTGGTAATGCCACAGAGCTGATCATAGCAATATCTGCTCTAAGCCAAAATAACATAGCTTTGCTCAAGTATTCTCTCTTGGGTTCAGTTCTTTCCAACCTTCTCTTGGTCCTTGGCACCTCCCTTTTCTGCGGTGGCCTTGCCAACCTCAGAGGGGAGCAAAAATTTGAAAGA AGACAGGCGAATGTGAACTCTCTCCTTCTACTGCTAGGCACATTCTGCCACATGCTACCGATGTTGCTTCGATACGCTGGGGACTCTGCAGTAGCAGCGGACCAAACACTCCAAATCTCAAGGGCCTTTAGTATCGTAATGCTACTTTCTTATACTGCATTCTTATTCTTCCAACTGTGGACTCACCATGGATATTTCGAATCTCAGCAA GTATCGGAAGTTGATGGTGATGAGGATGTTCAAGAAGATGCGGCTGAGGTCGGTTTCTGGAGTGGATTTGCTTGGTTGTTTGTTGTCACTACCATCACCGCTTTGCTGTCTGAATATGTGGTGGGCACAATTGag GATGCGTCAAGATCCTGGGGTTTGTCAGTCAGCTTCCTCAGCCTCATCCTTGTACCGATTCTTGGAAATGCAGCTGAGCACGCAGGATCGATCATATTTGCTCTCAAGAACAAGTTG GATATATCTTTAGCAGTCTCTTTGGGGTCTGCAACTCAGATCGCGATGTTCGTG GTTCCGTGCTGCGCTGTTGTTGGTTGGATAATGGGAGTTAACATGGATCTGAACTTCAATCTGATTGAGACAGTGTCATTTGCTCTAGCAGTGATCACAGCAGCCTTTGCTCTACAA GATGGGACTTCACATTATGTGAAGGGATTGGTTCTTATTCTCTGCTACATTGTCATTGGAATCTGCTTCTTCGTATACGAAACACCCCTCGATCG AACAAACAAATAG
- the LOC103433600 gene encoding vacuolar cation/proton exchanger 3-like isoform X2, giving the protein MASNQECLLENGNLVNDTREEEEEVNHHHGKTARQMSASSLRRKSDPSLAAGVQNRHLRQLLVNLQVVLFGTKLSVLLPTIPLSIIAVCYGFGKPWIFALSLLAITLLAERISFLTEQISYYTGPTVGGLLNATFGNATELIIAISALSQNNIALLKYSLLGSVLSNLLLVLGTSLFCGGLANLRGEQKFERRQANVNSLLLLLGTFCHMLPMLLRYAGDSAVAADQTLQISRAFSIVSEVDGDEDVQEDAAEVGFWSGFAWLFVVTTITALLSEYVVGTIEDASRSWGLSVSFLSLILVPILGNAAEHAGSIIFALKNKLDISLAVSLGSATQIAMFVVPCCAVVGWIMGVNMDLNFNLIETVSFALAVITAAFALQDGTSHYVKGLVLILCYIVIGICFFVYETPLDRTNK; this is encoded by the exons ATGGCTTCCAACCAAGAATGCCTCTTGGAAAACGGCAACCTTGTCAATGACAcaagggaggaggaggaggaggtgaacCACCACCATGGCAAGACAGCCAGGCAAATGTCAGCGTCTTCGCTGCGCAGAAAGTCGGATCCTTCACTAGCAGCTGGTGTTCAGAACCGCCACCTTAGGCAGTTGCTTGTAAATCTGCAAGTTGTTCTTTTTGGGACTAAGCTTTCAGTTCTCCTTCCCACCATTCCTCTATCCATTATTGCTGTGTGCTATGGCTTTGGAAAG CCCTGGATTTTCGCTCTGAGCTTACTTGCAATCACCTTACTTGCTGAGCGGATCAGTTTCCTTACAGA ACAAATATCATACTACACTGGTCCAACAG TTGGGGGGCTTCTGAATGCAACATTTGGTAATGCCACAGAGCTGATCATAGCAATATCTGCTCTAAGCCAAAATAACATAGCTTTGCTCAAGTATTCTCTCTTGGGTTCAGTTCTTTCCAACCTTCTCTTGGTCCTTGGCACCTCCCTTTTCTGCGGTGGCCTTGCCAACCTCAGAGGGGAGCAAAAATTTGAAAGA AGACAGGCGAATGTGAACTCTCTCCTTCTACTGCTAGGCACATTCTGCCACATGCTACCGATGTTGCTTCGATACGCTGGGGACTCTGCAGTAGCAGCGGACCAAACACTCCAAATCTCAAGGGCCTTTAGTATC GTATCGGAAGTTGATGGTGATGAGGATGTTCAAGAAGATGCGGCTGAGGTCGGTTTCTGGAGTGGATTTGCTTGGTTGTTTGTTGTCACTACCATCACCGCTTTGCTGTCTGAATATGTGGTGGGCACAATTGag GATGCGTCAAGATCCTGGGGTTTGTCAGTCAGCTTCCTCAGCCTCATCCTTGTACCGATTCTTGGAAATGCAGCTGAGCACGCAGGATCGATCATATTTGCTCTCAAGAACAAGTTG GATATATCTTTAGCAGTCTCTTTGGGGTCTGCAACTCAGATCGCGATGTTCGTG GTTCCGTGCTGCGCTGTTGTTGGTTGGATAATGGGAGTTAACATGGATCTGAACTTCAATCTGATTGAGACAGTGTCATTTGCTCTAGCAGTGATCACAGCAGCCTTTGCTCTACAA GATGGGACTTCACATTATGTGAAGGGATTGGTTCTTATTCTCTGCTACATTGTCATTGGAATCTGCTTCTTCGTATACGAAACACCCCTCGATCG AACAAACAAATAG